The sequence ATCATCATCTCCATATTATGGTGAACACACAAGATTTGGTTCTGGCCTCAGAGATTAGTGCATTTGTAAACGAGTGTGCAACAAGCGTTACCTGAGTATGGATTGTTGGCTAGCCCATCTCTGCCAGGCATCGTTGCCGTTGTACCAGGGAATGTGACTCCATAGTAGtcctacagagagatggagaaacacaCCAGCTTAAACGAGAGACGGAAGGAGAGAAAACTAACATCACCAAATTAAATTACATCCTACACAGATGGGAGATTGTGACTGAGGTGGTCCACATATTAGGATTCAGCTAAGTGCTTgtaaccatcatcatcaccatattAAGATGGGCACAACAGACAATATTAATCATTAACATTTATTTATGCCTGGTCTACTAAAACCTGTACCAGAGATCCTACGAGAGTCCATCTGGGCAAACAGAAACCTACACAAGTGATGTTCCATGTGTGAAAGGTCACTCACCATAGGCAGACGAGACTGAAGCATCTGCAGGTCCTCATAGCCATAGATCTGCTTTAGAGGAGGACAAAGACCAAATGAAAACAGGTCCGTTGATACATCTCAACTGAAATAGTCAAAATATTCAACCACAACTCGCTAAGCAAGAACCAATGGCAGGCTAGAGAGAAAGACTAGAGAGAAATGGATGGGAATTCatgggaaaaaataaataaaaaaaaaaaacagatcaagAGCACGCAAGAGGAAAAAGAGGGGTAGCATAGTTACCGGGTATGCAGGAAGCAGGCCTCCAGGGCCCATAATGTACTGATTGGCCAACAGAGGGGGCACTCCTTGGGCCAGGTTAGGGGGGGGTTTGCCTGTGGAACACGAGAATGAGGAGTCAAAaaaatcacactggtctataaatcAACGGTGAAATAAGCAGAGGGATTAGGACAGGGTTTCCCCAAACTCTTTCCCCGGGATCCCAAAGGGTGCACGGTTTGTTTTTATCTAACACCACACAGCCgattcaaatgatcaacaacTGATTAGTTGGTTATTATAATCAGCTGTATAGCGTTAAGGTAAAAAACTAAATGTGCTCCCCTTGGGGTTCCggggacagagtttgggaaaccctggaggAGAACCATTAAATAACCGTAACAAACCTATGTGTGACGGCAGGGTTCTCCTGGACTCACCCGAGGTGGTGGTCAGCAGAGGTTGGGCGGTGCGCCCGGCGGCTGAGAGGGTGGCGTTGCCAGTCAGACCAAGCCCTCCGGGGCCGTGCATCATGCCATTGGAGCTGCTAACAGCGGCGTTGATCGAAGGGCCCGAGGAGGAGAAGGCGTGGAGACTGCTGTTCTCCTCACTAGTCATCTGTATGGTAGGGTGTGGGGAAGAGAGTTAGCCTGACAGAAACTTAGCTTTAATCGGGTTGCCTTTTTCCCTCTCCGGCGTCTGTGATTATTTAAGATCAGTCCCTCGGCGATCAACAACCATAGACACACACTGTCTAGGAAGTGTTTTACGTTAGCCCAAGAAGAAGAGGTGGTGCTTACCGTGAGGGAGGAGCTAGTGGAGAGGGCAGATCCTGACGAGTATGTACTGGTCACatgactggagagagagcagcagagaaaaCAGGTAACGTTAACGAAGTATTAACCCAATGAGTCCCACCTTAACGCCAGCGCGTTTGACCTCTAACCCCTTTTAACCCCCTAGAATCCCCCCCAAAATCAGTCAGGTTAAGCTAGAGatcttttttttttgcatttgatgcgtctcaatccatcgCATCCGCCGACATCGCACTGTGGCAGACCTAGAGCGGTGTTTGACTATGAGACATTAcgaaaaatcggtcttctcacaaaatctgTAGTGTCTGAACGGTTTAGTCTACAAACTTATGACCCCTCTAAGGAAAgatgactctcacgaacacgtgttcttcgttttgctctacgaccaacacaagcgtcttgggactcgtctgaagtcagtacagccgatctgccaacttgtctgtagcgtccgaacagtttgggctgcacactaatatgacccctctgtggaaaggtgactCACGAACATGTTGGTTTTGCTCTAGGAACCCACAGGCCTCATCTGAAGGTCCCCTGCTACCAGTTTAAAAACAACATGAATGGAAGTAtttatggaagaaaaaaaaagtttacatccattaaaaaaatatattttaaaggtcaaaagcttggacacctattcattcaagggtttttctttatttgtactattttctacattgtagaataatagtgaagacatcaaaacgatgaaataacacacatggaatcatatagtatcctaaaaaaagaagtgttaaacaaatcaaaatagatttaatatttgagattcttcaaatagccatcctttgccttgacagcttcgcacactcttggcattctctcaaccagcttcacctggaatgtttattttttatttaaccaatgcttttccaacagtcttgaagttcccacatatgccgagcacttgttggctgcttttccttcactctgcggtccgactcatcccaaattgGTTTAAGTCggaggattgtggaggccaggtcatctgatgcaacactccatcactctccttcttggtaaaatagcccttacacagcctggacaaATGTGTTGGGCCATTGTgtcgttgaaaaacaaatgatagccccactaagcccaaaccagatgggatggcgtatcactgctgaatgctgtagtagccatgctggttaagtgtgtcttgaggtgtcaccagcaaaacacccccacaccatacgGTGGCctatacacatgcagagatccatTCACGACACGCAGgtcggaaccaaaaatctcaaatttgaccAAAGGACATTGTTCTTTTGCCTGCCAGTCTGAGATGTCTTGCTATTCGTAACTCTGCCCAGAAAGCCAGCATCACGGAGCCCCCTCTtcacattgagactggtgttttgcaggttctatttaatgaagctgccagttgaggacttgtgaggcgtctgtttctcaaactagacactaatgtacttgtcctcttgctcagttgtgctcccactctttctattctggttagagccagtttgtgctgttctgtaaagggagtagtacacagtgttgtacaagatcttcagtttcttggcaatttctcacatggaatagccttcatttctcagaacaagaatagactaaacgagtttcagaagaaagttctttgtttctggacattttgcgcctgtaattgaacccacaaatgctgatgctccagatactcaactagtctaaagaagatcagttttattgcttctttaaaacagcataacagttttcagctgtgctaacaaaattgcaaaagggttttctaatgatcaattagccttttaaaattatacatttacattttacattttagtcatttagcagacgctcttatccagagcgacttacagtagtgaatgcatacatttcatacaacttcatacatttttttttgctggccccccgtgggaatcgaacccacaaccctggcgttgtaaacaccatgctctaccaactgagctacagggaaggctaaacttggattagctaacaacatgccattggaacaaaggagtgatggttgctgataatgggcctctgtacacctttgtagatattccattaaataaaaaataaaacagtttccagctacaatagtaatttacaacattaaaaatgtctactgtatttatgatcaatttgatgttattttaaaaattgactatttgcttttctttcaaaaacaaggacatttctaagtgaccccaaacttttgaacggtcgtgtatatactgtattttacaccATCTATTCCATCTTgcctctgtcattgctcatccatttatttttattcatatattcttattccattcctctaCTTAGATGCGTATGCATTAGGTAGCACAAGCAGTTCACtaaactcgcaataacatctgctaaccatgtgtatgtgaccaaaacaatagtaaaaaattttttttttttaaacttcaaaAAAAACTTgcgtaggtgttctaaaacttttgacatgtagtgtgtatactttttctgatctttcttatatctcataCATAGACTTcagaacaattttttttttggggggggggctctgTTCCATGTAGTGCATCTTATTCAATGAGTTTGTATGAGCTAATAGCATTAAGGACAAACAAAAATgttaatcaaataaataaatatatatattttaatacttCTAGAgttcttaaaattcaaaatcaaatagttaAATTATTCTTGGTGTGACCTTTTAAAAGCAATTCCATACAGCTTGGTatgcttagacagggcttagagtGCAGAGAGTTAAACATTGCGTGTTTGGATTCGTCCATTTTGTCTGCAGCCGTAGATACCATTAGTTTGTGTGATTAACACTAGAGCACTGTTTGAGACAATGGTGGATCCCGAAGGGGCCGGGTCTTAAAATTTTTTAAAATATTGTTAAGTCCAAATGGTTTGAGCTAAAAacgagactctcacgaacatgctTTACTCTATAAACCTCACAAGCTATAcaagagtcgttagaaggtaaggAGTTCTTCTAGACAGATCCCAGGAAATCCCAGGACAGTGTTTATAACACTGTAATAAGCTCACAGTTGCTGTCACAAACACCAAACAGTTGTCACTGATTAGCTGGATATTAATTTCCCAGCAAACAAACAAtctgtacttacagcattcatatAAATTCATTTTTATCAGGTTGGTTTGGTGGACTTTATTTTTTCCAATTGACATTAGTTAATAAAACTCATGAAAGCAACTGTTTAGGTCAAATTGTTTTGTTTTCTACTTGtggccctggttgtcctgaaaataaCATGGTCAAACACTTCgttgtgaggctaaatataagggctggacatgcagacAAATGAAAAGACAACGTTTCCTTGGGTCTCGGGACTGATGGGGTTAAAAAGGGTTGAACCAACCGATAACAAGGACTTTTATTTTACAATTCTACTGAGTCAACACAGGAGATTCAGTCATTGAGGTAGTCCATATATTAAGATTCAGCTATGTAGTCCGTAAATATTATCATGAGAATGACTAAGGGGGTGAGTTATGGGCTTACCTGCTGAGGGATGGCAGGGGGGCGGAGTGGGAGGGCATGGGGGCCGGGGAGGGAACATGGTGGACGGGGCCACTTTCACTGCTCATGGGGGGCGACTCTGGCTTTTGGGTGCGAGAGGCCAATGACGTTGctgagaaagaagaggagagagaccgacagataaGCAAGCACGCCGGACTCGTTTTTGTCTTAAACATGAACTAAGAAAACCTTTTCCTTCAAAAGGGTTTCTGTTTTGTCAACCACAAATTCTCATGGGTACTTACAGTCCTGTGGGCCCTGTGTCCTCATGCCACAATAGCCATTCTGTGAAAGAAGACATTGACACTCAGAGGGCAATCTGATTTCACTAACAATGATACGTCCTGTATCAGTGGCCACAAGCCTTTTGATGTTCTTGGGCATATCGTGCTGTTACATTAAAGCTCTAGTAATCTTAAAATCCCACTTAGAGTATTGAAAATGTCCATTGACCATAGGAGATTCAGTCATTGAGGTATTCCACATAATAATCAGATATGTGCTTGTAACCATCATTATCTCCAGGTTTACGAGTGACAGGAGGAGTTGTCTTAATCGAGTCAGAGACAGTGTCTATAGTGTGGGTTACTCACggtgagaggggtggagggggcgtCTTTGCTCTGGGAGTAGCCCAGGTGCGAGGGCATGCTCCGCGGAGGGCCACTGTCCACTCTGCTAGCCGAGGGGTTGGAGGAGGGCGGAGTGGCGCTGGGGAGACCCAGGGAGGGGGAAGGTGTGGCACTGGGCAAGCCCAGAGACGGGGAGGGGAAACTGGGGTCCGACACAGGAGGCATGGACGGCAAGCTGCCCAGGGGCTCACTGCAACAGAGGGCTAGTGTGAGACAAGTTCACCTTGGCCTCTACGCTCATATTACAGTGAGACTAATtaagccccaaaaaatgtttaaaCACACCTGACAGGTCCAGGTTTTGAGAACAAGCTACTCTGGGGTTGAGGTACGGCTGTGGAGGCCGGCTCCCTGGCAGGCTCAGCCTGTTGGCCCATGTCAGTCACACTGGGCTCCGAGCCAAAGTCCAGAGCCCCAAACTGCACGTTGAGACCAGACACGTCTGCCGAGCCTGGCATCTCCACCGCAGACGAGGGGATCtgaggagagaaagtgagagacgtAAAGAAAGAGGGCGAGGGACATTTACAAATGAAATCACATCAATGTACATACGCTATTCACAGTGTGATTAATGAGCACACTGACATTTCAGACCCAATGTGTAAGAGCATGCAAAGTTATTCACTACCTGTAGATGTTTACAAATAGAGAAACAAACTCCTTGTATGTACCCTCTGAGTGAGCAGGCAGCCTCTATTACCACACACACGTTTCCTAACCTTGGAGGGAGGTGGTACTCTGCGTCTCTGGGTCTTGATCTGCCTCTGTGGGGGTTCAGCCATGGGGGCCTGGTGGTCGAGAGCCAGCTTGACCCCGGGGGAAGTCCCGTCTCTGGGAGGCGGGGGCCCGGCTTCGTAGTGGCCGTGGCCTGGGGGAGTGGGGACCGAGGGGGGAAGAGACAGAGGCTCTGCCTGAGGCAGAGAGCTCTGCTGGGCCTGCTGCTGCCGCTGGGCTAGTTTGCTGAGGACAGGGGACGGCTCCGGCTGCATCTTCAGATCCACTGGAgaagacagagaccaacagaagGGTTTATGGTGGTATTGGGAGTACGGTAAATACATGCATGAAAAACTTGTGCCAGTATGGCTGCTGATCCGAAATTGACTCCCTTCTCCTTCAATGTTTgcgccaccaccactacactgctTACACCTACCCAGACTCATCAGATCTGGGGTTAGGACCCAGGGGATTGGACTAAGGAATAAATAGGGACCGATGTGCGGCAGCTTTTACAACAGAACTCTGActtaacttcttggtgacagggggcagtattcggaaattcagatgaataacgtgcccaaattaaactgcctgctactcgggcccagaaggtaggatatgcatattagtagatttggatagaaaacactgaagtttctaaaactgtttgaatgatgtctgtgagtataacagaactcatatggcaggcaaaaacctgagaaaaaaatccaaccaggaagtggtttctAGTTTTTCAACTGATTGtctttccaaactacagtgtctgtggggtcattttgcacttcctaaggcttccactagatgtcaacagtctttagaaccttgtttcatgcttctactgttactgggcagagaataagagctgtctcaagtctgggaccagtgagttgtttactgcgcactcATGCAGGCGCACCGCTCCTTTtttctctgtaatgaatacgctattgtccggttggaatattatcgaatatttatgttaaaaagaccctaaggattgattgtaaacatcgtttgacatgtttctacgaacggtaatggaactattttacttttcgtctcgggttttgcACTCACGCATTATGcttttggattagtgatctgaacgcgcaaacaaaatggaggtacttggacataaatatggaatatcgaacaaaacaaacatttcttgtggaagtgggagtcctgggagtgcattccgacgaagatcagcaaaggtaagtgaagatttaaaatactatttctgagttttgttgatttgctttgatggctgagctctgtactcagaatattgaacaatgtgctttcgccgtaaagctattttgaaatctgacacagcggttgcattaaggagaagtgtatctataattctttcaataactgtcgtaaattttatcaacatttatgatgagtatttttgtaaattgatttgctcattcaccgggagttttggaggcaatacattttctgaacatcacgcgccaatgtaaaatggggtttatggatataaataataACTTTATCGattcaaaacatacatgtattgtgtaacattgagtcctgggagtgtcatctgatgaagataatcaaaggtcagtgattaattttagctgtatttctggtttttgtgactcctctccttgcttggaaaatggctgtgtggtttttcttgtttaggcgctgtcctaacataatctaatgttatgctttcgccgtaaagcctttttgaaatcggacaatgtggttggattaacgagaagataatctttaaaatgggatataatagttgtatgtttgagaaatttgaattatgagattgttgttttgaatttgccgccgtgctatttcactggctgttgaatagtgtgtaccgcactagcgtcccacatgtcccagagaggctAAGGTTCTTGGTATACCCTGATGCTTCTCCCCACTGTCACTGggggagaggtagaaagagaagtTGAACAGAGTGATAATGTACTGGGGGAAAAATGCAATTTGAGGACAGAAGGAGATTCAGTCAGCGGTAGTCCACATTAAGTTTCAGCTATGTGCTTGTAACCACTATCTCCTATTCGACAAGCCGATATACAGACAATGACGTACCCACACTTGAAACTTGATTTCCGTGTGATAGTACCTGCGTGTGTCTTACATTGAGAGGTTGGAACTAGGCCATGTTCCACTCTTGGGGCCTTGAATTCGCTGGTGGAAATGGGCGAGGGGACTTCAACTGCAGGTGGGCCGGATTCTTTGGCGACACTGCCGTTGCCCGCTGTGACCAGCTGCTGATTGGGCCGCGGGGCGAGCCGGGGCCCGTTGAGCTGCTCTGGTATCCTGACCTCATCCGGGGCCGGCTTGGGCCCACTCAGAGCCCCAAAACCAGAGCCCAGGACTGAGGACTGTCGGGGGGGGAGAGTTGATAAGGTCTGAAAGCATTTCCAGGTGTCTAAATTCACTTGAGAGCATAACactagtgtgtatgtatgtataagcATAAGAAAGAATATGAATGCGTGTAACCATGTTACGGGCATGCGTTCGGCTGGCTGCCTCACCAGGGCGGCGGGGGCGTAGCTGTTGGCGGCGGCACTGGCGTAGCTGTGTGTGGCGGTGCGAGTGCCATTGTGATGGGAGTTGGTGAACACCAGGCTCTGGCCCCCGAGGCCCTCGGCGGCGGGGGGCTCCATGCCACCCAGCTCTGCCTCCACGCCGCCCGTCTTGGGCAGCAGCAAGCCTAAGTCCACACTACAGAGGGGGCGATAAAACAACCAGCAGTCTACAATGGGACACTGAATGCAAAGTGTTGTACCCGGATACTGCTTTGTCACGATTAGATATCACTTCAATTTACTTATAATGCGTCTCATTTATTTCTCAACGAGAAGTTGAGCAGAGTGAGAATGTAATGgaaaaataatgtacttacaggACAGAAGGAGATTCAGAGATTGAGGTAGTCTACATATTAAGATTCAGCTATGTGCTTGTAACCATCATCATCTCCATAATTTGAAAGGCCGGTAAAGAGAAACGCATACCAACCCCGGCCAATGTACTTTATTTGTTTGTGTGGTGAGAATTCGTGCTagcagagagagtcagaggtacTCGAGTTTTTCATGGGTGTAAAGTGTGCTTTACTGTGGTGAGCATTAGATTGGAGCCCTTACTTGTGTCCAGGTGTGATGTGGTTTGCAGGAGCAGAGGCAGTGAACACTTTGGTCTCAGACAGCTGTTGATAAAAACAGAAACATCAGGAAGAGAacctttgttgtgtgtgtgtgtgtccactgcaATATAAAGCCAAAAGTGGCAAACACTTACATCCTCATTCCAGTCTTCCGCAGCCCAGTCTTCTAAGGTGCCTCGCCATGTTCCTCCTACGAGGGTAGGGGACAGTAGGGGTACAGAAGTTAGACACGTCTTCATGCCTGGCCTACTCTGGCCAACAGAGTTCAGTCAGCAAAATAAaatctgggttgtgttcattaggatgCCTCCTAAAGAAAACGCATACAACgggaaaaaaaaagagaaaaaaaaggagtttcttattggacaaaccTAGGTAGTCCCTTCCTGTGTTCTCCCGAATGAACACAGCCCTAGTTTTTTACTACTACACTTTAAAGCTCTAAAACATACAACTTGTAAAGGAGTGGGCCTTCATTTCACACCTCGGGGAAACCCATTTGGCCATCTAAAAATCAACTGGCGTGCCAGAAAGGTCTCACCTGTTCCATCGTCGATCCCCTCAGTTTCCCAGGTTTCCTGGCGAGACGCGCCCGAGTTGGCGTTGTAGTCAGCAGGGTTGAAGAGTCTGGAGGCGAAGAGGGGTTGTTTAGAGGTTCGTCTGTGTGTAATCATTAAATCGGCAATATTCAGCAATGCTACGATACAGTGAAACAGCCACCCACACACTAAAGACCTCCTGGATACCGGGCTAAATAGACATGAACAGCGGGAGAGAACGGTTGGGCTCTTTCTTTCCAACTCACCCCATCCCCTGAGAGGAGAACCGGTTCCCACCAGCTGCTCTTCCTCTGCCGCGACCCCCCGACCCtaaggacacacacagacacacgtctGACCTCTGCTGCAAGACACACAAGCCTCTGTCTAATAATCACACGTGACGTTTGTGagttaaaaaataaacaaaacagacaTACGTTTTCCGCACTCGTCTGATATGTTGCTTTAAAAACACACAGCATAGGTTAGAGGGGGGCATGTTAATAACCGGCCAGTTCCACGTGTAGACCGGTAGAGAATTTTGAACAGACATAAAGCCTAACGTTACTTGCTTATCAGAAATCAGTGTTTAGACTTTAGCTTGACAACAGCGACACCATTTGACAGGCTTTAGATCAGTATACGAGAGCGGGCTTAGCCTAGACAGCTTAAGTTAAAACGTATGACGAAACGCATCTAGAGACAGAAACTGCCGTCATAGGCACCCCTGACCCCACCCTCTCACTATGTACGTCTGTCTTTGACTGTCCCAACCAAAACAACCCCCCAGCCCCCACCTGGCACCCTCTCCCTAGCAGCTGCAGGACACAGGACATTTCACACGTTGTATGGCACTTGTGGTAATAGCTGGGCGACACAAATAGACACATTGCCAACTAAAATTCTACACCCACCCTACTAGACGTACAAAATTCCCACATCACATTTTGGATAGACAAGGGCCCCGTAGAGTAGAGGGAGTGGGTTTCGCAAAACTAAGATCAGGGAGGGTTATTGTGGAGGCTATTGTAGCGTACAGCATAGTAGTGGAATCTCATTGTGGGGCACACAGCACTCTACATTGGGACCATTTTGgtagtatatacacatatatagctTGCTGTGCGaactatttttatttaactttttttttttgggggggggcaccgGTGTTACGAGAAAAATTAAATAAGACCCAGATGAATTGTTCTAATAACTAGGTGTGGCTGTAGTATCCTAAAGAAAGGTGCCGGTCATGGTTGCGCCACTGCCACAATGAAAACAGATGTGTTTTTCTAGCCCAAGATATGTCCTAAATAACCAGCGTTACATATTTTCTCTTTCCATCACACATTGGCGGGACACATTTTTCCATCCATGTCGCGGGCAGTTCTGAAACTAATTCGACTCGCGAGCCGCTAATCATTTGTTTACACGTTGTTCAGTTATCTAGCTACTTAACAATCCGGTAACTTGACCAGTATATCCAAACATTTGAGGGCACAGAAATAAAGGAAAAGGGATAGCTTCTTCAGGAGATCACTGACCATAGCAACGAATGAGACGGACTGATCTCTTGCATGTTGTCAAACTTCTTTAGAAAGAGTGTGTACAATTTTTAAAGTAAGGCAAGGATACAAACCAGTGAGGGCGCACAAAGGTGACATTTTTCGCACCTAAAAAAATGCTACGACTACAAGAAATGTGACTATTTTCAGAGTGAGGTCGTCACAAGCTCAGCGTTTCACTAACGATGTGATACTAGGCCAAGTGTCACGATACCAAGTACTATCGGGATACCACAGGGTTCCCATTGCATCAAAGCTAGAGAATGTGGCTCCATTCTTTTCTTAGTACCAGTAACACTCACCTCTGCCTGCAACGCCTCTCCCCCTGCGACCACGGTCTGCCCCTCTATCTCCAGGACCCATTTCAAACACATTCTCCTCTGACCGCACTGAaaggtaagggggggggggggatggggggggcaAAAAAACAATGACATACGTCAACACACTCGCAAAACAAAGAGGCGATTTAACAGTTTACAGAACATTAAGAATACCTCTTTCCACGAGACtagctgaaagctatgatcctttattgaggtcacctgttaaatccacttcaaaaatCAGTGTATatgaggagacgggttaaagactCATTTTTTAacctcgagacaattgagacatggattgtgtatgtgtgccattcagaggatgaatgggcaagacaaaagacttAAGTACCTTTGAAAGGGGGATGGTAGGTGtccctagggctgtggcggtcatgaaaatGGACTGCctgtctcacagtaattgacctTTAATAAACAAACACGTTTAGCTAAATCCATACACCTGGTGCCTAGGCTATGGTCTAGTTAATTTAtagcagacaagatatgcttataatTCCCATTATATGATTTTAGTTATATGAATACAAGTGACcatatagctgaataaaatagaaaggatatttctcaaat comes from Salmo salar chromosome ssa20, Ssal_v3.1, whole genome shotgun sequence and encodes:
- the LOC106580079 gene encoding ubiquitin-associated protein 2 isoform X3; this encodes MMTSVVSNPARGTRDRALPTTTQTTQPQKQIQATAEQIRLAQMIYDKNDADFEDKVKQLIEVTGKTQDECMVALHDCNEDVNRAINFLLESTSDTTSWETVGKKARGPGKEGGPSETKDNREKRDREASRGRGGPNRRGRGTSRSREVRSEENVFEMGPGDRGADRGRRGRGVAGRGSGGRGRGRAAGGNRFSSQGMGLFNPADYNANSGASRQETWETEGIDDGTGGTWRGTLEDWAAEDWNEDLSETKVFTASAPANHITPGHNVDLGLLLPKTGGVEAELGGMEPPAAEGLGGQSLVFTNSHHNGTRTATHSYASAAANSYAPAALSSVLGSGFGALSGPKPAPDEVRIPEQLNGPRLAPRPNQQLVTAGNGSVAKESGPPAVEVPSPISTSEFKAPRVEHGLVPTSQLDLKMQPEPSPVLSKLAQRQQQAQQSSLPQAEPLSLPPSVPTPPGHGHYEAGPPPPRDGTSPGVKLALDHQAPMAEPPQRQIKTQRRRVPPPSKIPSSAVEMPGSADVSGLNVQFGALDFGSEPSVTDMGQQAEPAREPASTAVPQPQSSLFSKPGPVSEPLGSLPSMPPVSDPSFPSPSLGLPSATPSPSLGLPSATPPSSNPSASRVDSGPPRSMPSHLGYSQSKDAPSTPLTNGYCGMRTQGPQDSTSLASRTQKPESPPMSSESGPVHHVPSPAPMPSHSAPLPSLSSHVTSTYSSGSALSTSSSLTMTSEENSSLHAFSSSGPSINAAVSSSNGMMHGPGGLGLTGNATLSAAGRTAQPLLTTTSGESRRTLPSHIGKPPPNLAQGVPPLLANQYIMGPGGLLPAYPQIYGYEDLQMLQSRLPMDYYGVTFPGTTATMPGRDGLANNPYSGEATKFGRGDSSSPAPPTSLSQGPSSQPPQAQSQGQSQGQQTQNQAFLNPPLPPGYGYTGLPYYAGMPGVPSAFQYGPTVFVPPASAKQPNMGLGNPSSQYHQQHQPSYGQHTYGTAFDDLSQGHAGEYSKGGYGGSAQSQAKSAGSGPGKAPGLSGSGSSGGVPEMGASMYSKTQAFDKQGFHTGTPPPFSLPSALGGTGPLNPGGAPGYAPAPFLHILPAHQQPHSQMLHHHLAQDGQGGPGQRNQSSSMQQKSQGNKSSYGSPYWAN
- the LOC106580079 gene encoding ubiquitin-associated protein 2 isoform X6; translation: MMTSVVSNPARGTRDRALPTTTQTTQPQKQIQATAEQIRLAQMIYDKNDADFEDKVKQLIEVTGKTQDECMVALHDCNEDVNRAINFLLESTSDTTSWETVGKKARGPGKEGGPSETKDNREKRDREASRGRGGPNRRGRGTSRSREVRSEENVFEMGPGDRGADRGRRGRGVAGRGSGGRGRGRAAGGNRFSSQGMGLFNPADYNANSGASRQETWETEGIDDGTGGTWRGTLEDWAAEDWNEDLSETKVFTASAPANHITPGHNVDLGLLLPKTGGVEAELGGMEPPAAEGLGGQSLVFTNSHHNGTRTATHSYASAAANSYAPAALSSVLGSGFGALSGPKPAPDEVRIPEQLNGPRLAPRPNQQLVTAGNGSVAKESGPPAVEVPSPISTSEFKAPRVEHGLVPTSQCKTHAVDLKMQPEPSPVLSKLAQRQQQAQQSSLPQAEPLSLPPSVPTPPGHGHYEAGPPPPRDGTSPGVKLALDHQAPMAEPPQRQIKTQRRRVPPPSKIPSSAVEMPGSADVSGLNVQFGALDFGSEPSVTDMGQQAEPAREPASTAVPQPQSSLFSKPGPVSEPLGSLPSMPPVSDPSFPSPSLGLPSATPSPSLGLPSATPPSSNPSASRVDSGPPRSMPSHLGYSQSKDAPSTPLTNGYCGMRTQGPQDSTSLASRTQKPESPPMSSESGPVHHVPSPAPMPSHSAPLPSLSSHVTSTYSSGSALSTSSSLTMTSEENSSLHAFSSSGPSINAAVSSSNGMMHGPGGLGLTGNATLSAAGRTAQPLLTTTSGESRRTLPSHIGKPPPNLAQGVPPLLANQYIMGPGGLLPAYPQIYGYEDLQMLQSRLPMDYYGVTFPGTTATMPGRDGLANNPYSGEATKFGRGDSSSPAPPTSLSQGPSSQPPQAQSQGQSQGQQTQNQAFLNPPLPPGYGYTGLPYYAGMPGVPSAFQYGPTVFVPPASAKQPNMGLGNPSSQYHQQHQPSYGQHTYGTAPGLSGSGSSGGVPEMGASMYSKTQAFDKQGFHTGTPPPFSLPSALGGTGPLNPGGAPGYAPAPFLHILPAHQQPHSQMLHHHLAQDGQGGPGQRNQSSSMQQKSQGNKSSYGSPYWAN